One stretch of Paenibacillus sp. AN1007 DNA includes these proteins:
- a CDS encoding iron-sulfur cluster assembly accessory protein, with protein sequence MNCKITRNAAKVLKLELDKPENEGKKLRVVITHAHGDHAHYGLDLDTPGDNDTVVSTDKDIDVILENGQPMLDGVKIDYLYLPQEGFVITNPSKGNHGDH encoded by the coding sequence ATGAACTGCAAAATTACTCGTAATGCAGCGAAAGTGCTGAAGCTTGAACTGGACAAGCCGGAGAACGAAGGCAAAAAACTGCGTGTTGTGATTACCCATGCACATGGAGATCATGCCCACTACGGACTTGATCTGGATACACCTGGAGATAATGACACGGTTGTTTCTACGGATAAAGACATTGATGTCATTTTGGAAAACGGACAGCCTATGCTGGATGGCGTGAAAATTGATTACCTCTACTTGCCGCAAGAAGGATTTGTCATTACAAATCCCTCCAAAGGCAACCACGGCGACCACTAA
- a CDS encoding DUF1450 domain-containing protein → MANDIRVCEKCNHIRLKSIVPKLEKMAPGTEVKIGCKSYCGPCAKRAFVFVNGRYISAPSEEEVLAKVSKFIK, encoded by the coding sequence ATGGCTAACGATATCCGTGTATGCGAAAAATGTAATCATATCCGATTGAAGTCGATTGTGCCTAAGCTTGAGAAGATGGCTCCAGGCACAGAGGTGAAGATCGGTTGTAAATCTTACTGCGGCCCTTGTGCAAAGCGTGCTTTTGTTTTCGTTAACGGCCGCTATATCAGTGCACCTTCGGAAGAAGAAGTGCTGGCGAAGGTTTCGAAGTTTATCAAATAA
- a CDS encoding M14 family metallopeptidase has translation MQWIIVKTGDTLPRIASAYRMTKELLCALNPEAAAQPYLLKGQMLRVMPGTGRRYAVPPGETVRETAQRFGLTENQLREKNPEIAKMTDWGGCCIDIPDADVKSMVNIEGEYGYRELLRDIQRLETRYSCVESGSIGTSVMGKTLPYVRIGQGARHIHVNASVHANEWLTTPVLMRFIEEYAEAYHSHSLWHNFDPERWMEETTLWAVPMVNPDGVELVQEGVVNHHIYASQLLEWNGGRSHFTHWKANIRGVDLNDQFPAHWDEEAARRGILSPGPRDYAGTAPLTEPEAQALASWTQEHAFAAVVSLHSQGQEIYWNYRDLEPRESAPLSRKLAKASGYKAVKLGGSDAGYKDWFIETFGRPGFTVEVGLGVNPLPVEQFNDICVEVGMLLAALLSHKEREGGVSGQA, from the coding sequence CTGCAGTGGATTATCGTGAAAACAGGAGACACGCTGCCGCGGATTGCTTCGGCATATCGGATGACCAAAGAGCTTCTCTGTGCACTGAATCCGGAAGCCGCGGCACAACCATATCTGCTCAAGGGTCAGATGCTGCGTGTGATGCCGGGGACAGGACGAAGATATGCCGTGCCGCCGGGAGAGACGGTGCGGGAAACAGCGCAGCGTTTCGGTTTAACGGAAAACCAGCTTCGCGAGAAAAATCCCGAAATCGCCAAGATGACGGACTGGGGCGGCTGCTGCATTGATATTCCTGACGCTGACGTAAAATCGATGGTGAACATCGAAGGTGAATATGGATACCGTGAATTATTGAGGGATATACAGCGATTAGAAACGCGTTATTCTTGTGTTGAGTCGGGGTCCATTGGTACGAGTGTGATGGGGAAAACGCTGCCATACGTGCGGATTGGGCAGGGGGCACGGCATATTCACGTTAATGCATCGGTTCACGCGAATGAATGGCTTACCACTCCTGTTCTGATGAGATTTATTGAAGAATACGCCGAAGCGTATCACTCGCATTCGCTTTGGCACAATTTTGATCCGGAACGCTGGATGGAGGAGACGACCTTGTGGGCAGTGCCTATGGTGAATCCTGACGGTGTAGAGTTAGTCCAAGAAGGTGTAGTGAATCATCACATCTATGCTTCTCAATTGCTGGAGTGGAATGGCGGTCGTTCACACTTTACACACTGGAAAGCGAATATCAGAGGTGTTGACCTCAACGATCAATTTCCCGCGCATTGGGACGAAGAGGCAGCGCGCAGAGGAATTCTGTCACCCGGTCCGCGGGATTATGCCGGAACGGCTCCGCTGACGGAACCGGAGGCGCAGGCGCTGGCGAGTTGGACGCAGGAGCATGCTTTCGCCGCGGTTGTATCCCTACACAGCCAAGGTCAAGAAATCTATTGGAACTACCGGGACCTGGAGCCGAGAGAGAGTGCACCGTTGTCGCGCAAATTGGCCAAAGCGTCGGGATATAAAGCAGTGAAACTTGGGGGCAGTGATGCAGGGTATAAAGATTGGTTCATTGAAACGTTTGGCAGGCCGGGTTTCACCGTCGAGGTAGGTCTGGGAGTAAATCCGCTGCCCGTAGAGCAGTTTAATGATATCTGCGTAGAAGTGGGCATGCTGTTGGCAGCATTGTTATCTCATAAGGAACGTGAAGGTGGAGTTTCGGGCCAGGCGTGA
- the racE gene encoding glutamate racemase: protein MQQAIAILDSGVGGLTVAKEVMRQLPREKIIYFGDTARTPYGPRSSEQVKQFTEQIVDFLIQFNPKVIVIACNTATAAALEYIRAKVNVPVIGVIHPGARAAIMATRTGRIGVIGTVGTIGSGAYTSALKQLSPYVDVVSQACPALVPLVEQGEFRSEHTTHTVDQALGDIKGQPIDCLILGCTHYPFLMETIQDVMGQDVKLISSADETAREISTILYDKRKLASGDETPVHQFFCTGDPRMFQNITKQWLGEQISKTPVVWQVTQLPE from the coding sequence GTGCAGCAAGCTATTGCTATATTAGACTCCGGTGTAGGGGGATTGACGGTTGCGAAGGAAGTGATGCGTCAGCTCCCGCGGGAAAAGATCATTTATTTTGGGGACACTGCCCGGACACCGTACGGACCCCGTTCGTCCGAACAAGTGAAACAATTTACGGAGCAAATCGTTGATTTTTTGATCCAGTTCAATCCGAAAGTGATCGTGATTGCCTGCAATACCGCGACAGCCGCTGCGCTGGAATATATTCGTGCCAAGGTGAATGTCCCTGTCATCGGTGTTATCCATCCGGGGGCAAGGGCAGCCATTATGGCGACGCGCACCGGCAGAATTGGTGTGATTGGCACGGTAGGCACGATTGGGAGTGGTGCTTATACGTCGGCGCTCAAGCAGCTGTCTCCATATGTGGATGTGGTCAGTCAGGCATGTCCTGCGCTTGTACCGCTGGTGGAGCAGGGGGAATTTCGGTCCGAACATACAACACATACGGTGGATCAGGCGCTGGGAGATATTAAAGGACAGCCTATTGACTGCCTGATTCTTGGATGCACGCATTATCCGTTTCTGATGGAGACGATTCAGGACGTGATGGGGCAGGACGTGAAGCTTATCAGCTCAGCCGATGAAACGGCGAGGGAAATCAGCACCATATTATATGATAAACGCAAGCTGGCAAGTGGGGATGAAACGCCTGTACATCAATTTTTCTGTACTGGTGATCCGCGTATGTTTCAAAATATTACGAAGCAGTGGTTGGGAGAACAAATCTCCAAAACACCTGTCGTCTGGCAGGTTACACAGTTACCGGAATAA
- a CDS encoding YtxH domain-containing protein — protein sequence MKDSNKGLLWGALIGSVVGSVTALLLAPKSGRELRQDISEGARQVSDKGQELALKVGEQSSQIVSKVKETADVVFKDIQSWRCSSDGKEIRISAAVTDTNQAKELNQDQVQHEVRHEAAAPLPEGQAPGSIIKLAADESKDDK from the coding sequence ATGAAAGATTCGAACAAAGGCTTGTTATGGGGTGCTTTAATTGGCTCGGTAGTTGGTTCGGTCACTGCACTGCTGCTTGCGCCAAAATCAGGACGTGAACTGCGTCAGGATATTTCCGAAGGGGCTCGTCAGGTGTCAGACAAAGGGCAGGAACTCGCCTTGAAAGTAGGAGAGCAGAGCTCACAGATCGTATCCAAAGTAAAGGAAACCGCGGATGTAGTCTTTAAGGATATTCAGTCCTGGCGCTGCTCCTCCGATGGCAAAGAGATTCGAATTTCCGCTGCTGTTACGGATACAAATCAAGCAAAAGAGCTGAATCAGGATCAAGTGCAGCATGAAGTGCGGCATGAAGCTGCTGCTCCACTGCCTGAAGGGCAGGCTCCTGGCAGCATTATAAAGCTTGCTGCGGATGAGTCCAAAGACGATAAATAA